One window from the genome of Anaerolineae bacterium encodes:
- the gcvT gene encoding glycine cleavage system aminomethyltransferase GcvT has protein sequence MSQELKRTNLYRWHVDHHARMVPFAGWEMPVQYPPGPLAEHHLVRRSAGVFDIDHMGQVTITGPDAEVYLNRLVTWDIGLMRPNEAHYALLCYDHGGIVDDVFIYKLPGRWLMVVNAGNLNKDYRWLQEHAGGYQVAVKDVSAETYMLALQGPKAISLLQKLTPAQLAAAPRFTAIEDKVDGVPAVIGRTGYTGEDGVEIFFPAEHARQIWTAILNTGRTAGIEVGPIGLAARDSLRFEPGFALYGHEIGPDITPLEASLEWACRFQNDFIGREALLKQKENGVAKKLVSFALTDKGVPRQDYPVLSAAGGEEIGVVVTGLYAPTVDKYCGNAFVRSNYAGIGTDLQILIRHKPKAAVVIKRPLYVPAYRK, from the coding sequence ATGAGCCAGGAATTAAAGAGAACAAACCTTTACCGGTGGCACGTTGACCACCATGCCCGCATGGTGCCCTTTGCCGGTTGGGAAATGCCGGTGCAATACCCCCCCGGCCCCCTTGCCGAACACCACCTGGTCCGTCGCTCGGCGGGCGTATTTGACATTGACCACATGGGGCAGGTCACCATCACCGGCCCCGACGCTGAAGTTTATCTGAACAGACTTGTTACCTGGGATATTGGCCTGATGCGCCCCAACGAGGCCCACTACGCCCTGCTGTGTTACGACCACGGCGGGATTGTGGACGATGTTTTTATTTACAAATTGCCGGGCCGTTGGTTAATGGTGGTCAATGCCGGCAATCTGAACAAGGATTACCGGTGGCTGCAAGAGCATGCCGGGGGGTATCAGGTTGCGGTCAAAGATGTGTCGGCGGAAACTTATATGCTGGCTCTGCAAGGGCCAAAAGCCATCAGCCTGCTGCAAAAACTCACCCCGGCTCAGTTGGCCGCCGCGCCCCGGTTTACGGCCATTGAGGATAAGGTTGACGGCGTGCCGGCCGTTATTGGCCGCACCGGCTACACCGGCGAAGACGGCGTGGAGATATTCTTTCCGGCTGAACACGCCCGGCAAATATGGACGGCCATTCTTAATACCGGCCGGACCGCCGGTATCGAGGTTGGGCCTATTGGCCTGGCGGCCCGCGATAGCCTTAGATTTGAGCCGGGCTTTGCCCTTTACGGCCACGAAATTGGCCCCGACATCACGCCCCTCGAGGCCAGCCTGGAGTGGGCTTGCCGGTTTCAAAACGATTTCATCGGCCGGGAAGCGCTGCTCAAACAAAAAGAAAACGGCGTGGCTAAAAAGCTGGTCAGTTTTGCATTAACCGACAAAGGCGTGCCGCGCCAGGATTATCCTGTTTTATCGGCAGCGGGCGGTGAGGAAATTGGCGTGGTGGTAACCGGCCTGTATGCGCCTACGGTTGACAAATACTGCGGCAATGCCTTTGTCCGTTCCAACTATGCCGGAATAGGGACCGACCTTCAAATTTTGATTCGCCACAAGCCTAAAGCGGCAGTGGTGATTAAACGGCCTTTGTACGTGCCTGCCTATCGCAAGTAA
- the gcvH gene encoding glycine cleavage system protein GcvH produces the protein MKLDAKAKYQDTHEWARREGDLIVVGITDFAQESLSDVVFVELPEVGAVLEKGEIFGVVESVKAASDLYIPMSGEIVETNVTLEDEPELVNSDPFGEGWMIKLQPSDPKQWDDLLSGDEYEQVAQAEE, from the coding sequence ATGAAACTCGATGCAAAAGCAAAATACCAGGATACTCACGAATGGGCGCGCCGGGAAGGCGACCTGATTGTGGTGGGCATCACCGATTTTGCCCAGGAAAGTTTGAGTGACGTAGTTTTTGTGGAATTGCCGGAAGTGGGAGCGGTGCTGGAAAAAGGTGAAATTTTTGGCGTAGTAGAGTCCGTTAAAGCCGCCAGCGATCTGTATATCCCCATGAGCGGCGAAATCGTAGAAACCAATGTGACGCTGGAGGACGAGCCGGAGTTGGTTAACAGCGATCCCTTTGGCGAAGGCTGGATGATAAAATTACAACCATCAGACCCCAAACAATGGGACGATTTGCTCTCCGGCGATGAATACGAACAGGTGGCCCAGGCCGAGGAGTAG
- the gcvPA gene encoding aminomethyl-transferring glycine dehydrogenase subunit GcvPA, whose translation MTYVANTTADQQAMLEAIGVEAVETLFNVVPEAARFPRLNLPRPLSEMEALAELARMAEANVDAHHYLWFLGAGAYNHFVPSVVPQLQMRSEFYTAYTPYQPEASQGTLQAIFEYQSMLAELTGMAVVNASHYDGATALAEAAIMSVNAARGNRPKILVSPNVHPQYREVMRTYLQGTPFTVTGDENPAHDLDALKEMLDEKTACLIVQSPNFFGELEAVDRLAEAVHAAGALFIMHIDPISLGLFKPPSHYGADIVTGEGQSLGNNLNFGGPYLGIFATTQKLIRKMPGRVVGQTTDTNGRRGYVLTLSTREQHIRREKATSNICTNQGLVALGAAIYLAAMGKQGLRRVAELCYHKAHYTAAEIDKLNGYAVINQRPFFKEFVVRCPKPALKIAQQLNQQKILPGYVLSRRFPDRPHDLLVCVTEMNSKAQIDRLVTALSEAA comes from the coding sequence ATGACCTACGTAGCCAACACCACCGCCGACCAACAGGCCATGTTGGAAGCGATTGGGGTCGAGGCGGTGGAAACGTTGTTTAACGTTGTGCCGGAAGCGGCGCGTTTTCCCCGGCTGAACCTGCCGCGCCCGCTCTCGGAAATGGAGGCGCTGGCCGAATTGGCCCGGATGGCCGAGGCCAATGTTGACGCCCACCATTACCTCTGGTTTTTGGGGGCCGGGGCCTATAATCATTTTGTGCCCAGCGTTGTGCCGCAGCTCCAAATGCGCAGCGAATTTTACACCGCTTATACCCCCTACCAGCCGGAGGCCAGCCAGGGCACGCTGCAAGCCATTTTTGAATACCAGAGCATGCTGGCCGAATTGACCGGCATGGCCGTGGTTAACGCTTCCCATTACGATGGGGCCACCGCGCTGGCCGAGGCGGCCATTATGAGCGTTAACGCGGCCAGGGGAAATCGCCCCAAAATATTGGTGTCGCCCAATGTTCATCCCCAGTACCGGGAAGTTATGCGCACTTACTTGCAGGGCACGCCCTTCACCGTTACCGGCGATGAGAACCCCGCTCACGATTTAGACGCCTTAAAAGAAATGTTAGATGAGAAGACCGCTTGCCTCATTGTGCAATCTCCCAACTTTTTTGGAGAATTGGAAGCCGTTGACCGTCTGGCCGAGGCCGTGCATGCCGCCGGCGCGCTGTTTATCATGCACATTGATCCCATCAGCCTGGGCCTTTTCAAGCCCCCCAGTCACTACGGCGCCGACATTGTGACCGGCGAGGGGCAAAGTTTGGGCAACAACCTGAACTTTGGCGGCCCCTACCTGGGCATCTTTGCCACCACTCAAAAATTGATCCGCAAAATGCCGGGCCGGGTGGTGGGCCAAACCACCGACACAAACGGCCGGCGCGGTTATGTGCTCACCCTGTCTACCCGCGAGCAGCACATTCGCCGGGAAAAGGCCACCAGCAATATCTGCACCAATCAAGGTTTAGTGGCCCTGGGCGCGGCCATTTATCTGGCCGCTATGGGCAAGCAGGGACTACGCCGGGTGGCCGAATTGTGCTACCACAAAGCCCACTATACCGCCGCCGAAATTGACAAATTGAACGGCTACGCCGTTATCAACCAGCGTCCCTTTTTTAAAGAGTTTGTGGTGCGCTGCCCCAAACCGGCCCTGAAAATTGCCCAACAACTCAACCAACAAAAAATTCTGCCCGGCTATGTTTTGAGCCGCAGATTCCCGGACCGGCCTCACGACCTGTTGGTTTGCGTTACCGAAATGAACAGCAAAGCTCAAATTGATCGCCTGGTAACGGCCTTAAGCGAGGCGGCCTGA
- the gcvPB gene encoding aminomethyl-transferring glycine dehydrogenase subunit GcvPB, with protein MWQAPEPLLFEMSSPGRTAFSLPELDVPETPLPPALIRDEVNLPEISELELVRHYLRLSQKNFSIDSHFYPLGSCTMKYNPKVNEAAAAMAGFARTHPFQPETMVQGNLELMYRLQEALKEISGFAGISLQPAAGAHGEFAGVLMMRAYHLARGDTGRTKMLIPDSAHGTNPASVAMSGFQAVEIPSDERGNVDLEALKAVCDHTVVGLMLTNPNTLGLFEEQISEVIDTIHACGGLVYGDGANLNALMGVARPGGLGFDVMHFNLHKTFTTPHGGGGPGSGPVGVNQKLLAFLPGPIVGREGEAYQFVMPPKSIGRLKAFHGNFGMLIRALTYIMMMGEAGLREVTFNAVLNANYLKARLEKLYPVKYNRPCMHEFVAAGNIAEGVHTMDIAKRLIDYGFHPPTVYFPLIVHEALMIEPTETESKETLDAFVDALVKIAEEARENPDLLHTAPHHTPVTRLDEVNAARKPVLCYRG; from the coding sequence ATGTGGCAAGCGCCTGAACCTTTGCTCTTTGAAATGAGTTCGCCGGGCCGGACCGCTTTTTCCTTACCAGAGTTGGACGTGCCCGAAACCCCTTTGCCCCCGGCATTGATCCGGGATGAAGTCAACCTGCCCGAGATCAGCGAGTTGGAGTTAGTGCGCCATTACCTCCGGCTTTCCCAAAAGAATTTCAGCATTGATTCTCATTTTTATCCGCTTGGCTCGTGCACCATGAAATACAACCCCAAGGTGAATGAAGCCGCCGCGGCGATGGCGGGTTTTGCCCGCACCCATCCCTTTCAGCCGGAAACGATGGTGCAAGGCAATTTGGAGTTGATGTACCGGCTGCAAGAGGCGCTCAAAGAAATTTCCGGCTTTGCCGGGATCAGTTTGCAGCCGGCGGCCGGGGCGCATGGCGAGTTTGCCGGGGTGCTGATGATGCGGGCCTACCATCTGGCTCGCGGCGATACCGGGCGCACCAAAATGCTCATCCCCGACAGCGCGCACGGCACCAACCCGGCCTCGGTAGCCATGAGCGGGTTTCAGGCGGTGGAGATTCCTTCTGATGAGCGCGGCAATGTTGACCTTGAGGCGCTCAAGGCAGTGTGCGATCACACCGTGGTTGGCCTGATGCTGACCAATCCCAACACCCTGGGCCTGTTTGAGGAACAAATCAGCGAGGTTATTGACACCATTCACGCCTGCGGCGGCCTGGTTTATGGCGATGGGGCCAACCTGAACGCCCTGATGGGCGTGGCCCGGCCCGGCGGCCTGGGCTTTGACGTGATGCACTTTAATTTGCACAAAACTTTCACCACCCCGCACGGCGGCGGCGGGCCTGGCTCCGGCCCGGTTGGCGTCAACCAAAAACTGCTTGCTTTCCTGCCCGGCCCCATTGTTGGCCGGGAGGGGGAGGCTTATCAATTTGTGATGCCCCCCAAATCCATTGGCCGCTTGAAAGCCTTCCACGGCAACTTTGGCATGCTCATCCGCGCCTTAACCTACATTATGATGATGGGCGAGGCCGGCTTGCGGGAGGTCACTTTTAACGCTGTGCTCAATGCCAACTACCTCAAGGCCAGGCTGGAAAAACTTTATCCCGTTAAATACAACCGCCCCTGCATGCACGAATTTGTGGCCGCCGGCAACATTGCCGAGGGGGTGCATACCATGGACATTGCCAAACGCCTGATTGACTATGGCTTCCACCCGCCCACGGTTTATTTTCCGCTCATTGTGCACGAGGCTTTGATGATTGAGCCAACCGAAACCGAAAGCAAAGAAACTCTGGATGCCTTTGTTGACGCTTTGGTCAAGATTGCGGAGGAGGCCAGGGAAAACCCCGACCTGCTGCACACCGCCCCCCACCATACCCCGGTCACCCGGCTGGACGAGGTTAACGCCGCCCGCAAGCCGGTGCTATGCTACCGGGGGTAG